Proteins co-encoded in one Prevotella sp. E13-27 genomic window:
- a CDS encoding SusC/RagA family TonB-linked outer membrane protein: MKRYILFGLSLLMAFPLSMSAQDEDFDEDEAEVVVKKKAVKVKKYETRTVKGRVVDAATGEPLSGAMVQTIDFGGYSVLTEDDGTYELKVPLIATSVIVTAPDFNAVRMSLKDGEEQFEVKLYSSKFTSEYSKETNVLSDYTANDFKYSGAVNVKEEIQKQLGAVAHTTMHNGTLGIGGAIFMNGLNSLNVNAQPLIVVDGVIQEQQYSRTLLHDGLYNDILSNISMLDVEKVTVMRNGTALYGAKGANGVILIQTKRSKSMATRITATASVGVTLKPKFISMMNENQYRAYASDLLRTTGTKLSDFQFLDENNAYYYPMYHNNNTDWKEYVYKEALTQNYGINVEGGDAVANYNLSVNYMMGDNTLKFNDLSRLNIRFNTDISLTDKLFVKFDASFSNQTRDLRNDGAPTTYEEGTPTSPSFLAYVKSPFLNPYSYGQGRFSDSQWEINDESYLNQALSVKYPDYNWRLANPAALNEYAEAENKNRFENSLLNIAVTPKYEFNQHLSLQEHFSYSLVNTSEKYYIPLNGVPSYWVNSVGNKLENEVRSLASKQNSVYSDTRLMWNNRYDAHEITLFGGARMLFESYKYNNQYGYNTGSDKTPFMSSSLLYANTIGETEDWNSLAWYAQANYNYKSRYYLQGNLTVEGSSRFGKDAGLKMFGAGWGVFPGIQASWVLTNEPWLAKQNSINYLRLTAGFDVSGNDDINSNAARSYFRARRYLKSISGLTIDGIGNDEIQWETTRRFNAGLESSMADNRIYVSFNYFNSTTDNLLTYQSLGYLSGLEQNWSNGGKMRNEGFDVAANVKVLALKDWQWEVGASVGHYKNKIVSLGDGKEEMLTTVGGATIQTKVGQAANLFYGYRTNGVFSTTAEAQTAGKYILGENGISRTYFEAGDVNFLDLDQTHGNAGEINEYDRTVIGDPNPDIYGNISTSLSYKRLKLDVRFNYSLGNDVYNYMRQQLESGSRFMNQTSAMTQRWQIEGQQTDMPRIAFQDPMNNSRFSDRWIEDGSYLRLKTVTLSYDLPLKSEFIQGIQFWVQANNVFTLTKYLGSDPEFASTNAVLGQGIDMGQLAQGRSFVAGVKINL, translated from the coding sequence ATGAAACGATATATCTTATTTGGACTATCGCTGCTGATGGCTTTCCCACTGAGCATGTCAGCCCAGGACGAAGACTTCGACGAAGATGAGGCTGAGGTCGTGGTAAAGAAGAAGGCTGTGAAAGTAAAGAAATACGAGACACGCACGGTGAAAGGCCGTGTCGTTGACGCTGCCACAGGAGAGCCTCTCTCAGGTGCAATGGTTCAGACCATTGACTTTGGCGGCTATAGCGTACTGACAGAGGACGATGGTACCTATGAGCTGAAAGTGCCTCTTATCGCTACATCGGTCATTGTCACTGCCCCAGACTTCAACGCTGTACGCATGTCGCTGAAGGATGGTGAGGAACAGTTTGAGGTGAAGCTCTATTCTTCAAAGTTCACTTCTGAGTATAGCAAGGAGACCAATGTGCTCAGTGACTATACGGCAAATGATTTCAAGTATTCAGGTGCCGTCAACGTGAAAGAAGAGATTCAGAAGCAGCTCGGTGCAGTGGCTCATACCACTATGCACAACGGAACACTCGGAATTGGTGGCGCTATCTTCATGAACGGTCTGAACTCACTGAATGTCAACGCACAGCCACTCATCGTGGTGGACGGCGTCATCCAGGAGCAGCAGTACAGCCGTACATTGCTTCACGACGGTCTGTATAACGACATCCTTTCAAATATCTCTATGCTCGACGTGGAGAAGGTGACAGTGATGCGTAACGGTACAGCCCTCTATGGTGCAAAGGGTGCCAACGGTGTCATCCTTATCCAGACAAAGCGCTCAAAGAGCATGGCTACTCGAATCACTGCAACGGCATCGGTAGGTGTTACGCTGAAACCGAAGTTCATATCAATGATGAACGAGAACCAGTATCGTGCCTACGCTTCTGACCTGCTTAGAACCACTGGTACGAAGCTGAGCGACTTCCAGTTCCTCGACGAGAACAATGCTTACTATTATCCGATGTACCATAACAACAACACCGATTGGAAAGAATATGTCTATAAGGAGGCGTTGACACAGAACTATGGTATTAATGTAGAAGGTGGTGACGCTGTGGCTAACTACAACCTGTCGGTGAACTATATGATGGGTGACAATACATTGAAATTCAATGACCTGTCACGTCTGAACATCCGCTTCAATACCGACATCTCGCTTACAGATAAGCTGTTCGTGAAGTTTGACGCATCGTTCAGCAACCAGACACGCGATCTGCGCAACGACGGTGCTCCAACGACATACGAAGAGGGAACTCCTACATCTCCATCGTTCCTGGCATATGTAAAGAGCCCGTTCCTTAATCCTTATAGCTATGGTCAGGGACGCTTCTCTGACAGCCAGTGGGAGATTAATGATGAGTCATATCTTAACCAGGCTCTTAGCGTAAAATATCCCGACTATAACTGGAGACTTGCCAACCCGGCAGCACTTAACGAATATGCTGAAGCAGAGAACAAGAACCGTTTCGAGAACTCACTGCTGAACATTGCCGTTACTCCAAAATATGAATTCAATCAGCATCTCTCTCTGCAGGAGCATTTCAGCTATAGCCTTGTGAACACAAGTGAGAAGTATTATATTCCTCTTAACGGTGTGCCAAGCTACTGGGTGAACAGCGTTGGTAACAAGCTGGAGAACGAGGTGCGTTCATTGGCTTCAAAACAGAACAGTGTTTATAGCGACACACGTCTGATGTGGAATAACCGTTACGATGCTCACGAGATAACTCTCTTCGGTGGTGCTCGTATGCTGTTTGAGAGCTATAAGTACAACAACCAGTATGGTTATAACACTGGTTCTGATAAGACTCCTTTCATGAGCTCAAGTCTGCTCTATGCAAACACCATTGGTGAGACAGAGGACTGGAACTCACTGGCATGGTATGCACAGGCAAACTATAACTACAAGAGCCGCTACTACCTGCAGGGTAACCTGACCGTTGAAGGTTCTTCACGCTTCGGTAAGGATGCCGGACTGAAGATGTTCGGTGCAGGATGGGGCGTCTTCCCCGGCATTCAGGCATCATGGGTGCTGACTAATGAGCCTTGGCTTGCAAAGCAGAACAGCATCAACTATCTGCGTCTGACAGCAGGCTTCGATGTAAGTGGTAACGACGACATCAACAGCAATGCTGCACGTAGCTACTTCCGTGCTCGTCGCTACTTGAAGTCAATCTCAGGTCTGACTATCGACGGTATCGGTAACGACGAGATTCAGTGGGAGACCACACGCCGTTTCAATGCTGGTTTGGAGTCAAGCATGGCTGACAACCGCATATACGTGAGCTTCAACTACTTCAACTCTACTACTGACAACCTTCTTACCTATCAGTCACTGGGCTATCTGTCAGGTCTTGAACAGAACTGGTCTAACGGCGGTAAGATGCGTAATGAGGGCTTCGATGTAGCTGCAAATGTGAAGGTGCTCGCACTGAAAGACTGGCAGTGGGAAGTAGGAGCAAGCGTAGGTCACTACAAGAACAAGATCGTTTCTCTTGGCGACGGTAAGGAAGAGATGCTGACAACTGTTGGCGGCGCTACCATACAGACAAAGGTGGGACAGGCTGCAAACCTGTTCTATGGCTATCGCACTAACGGCGTGTTCTCAACAACTGCTGAGGCACAGACCGCAGGTAAGTATATCCTTGGTGAGAATGGTATCAGCCGCACATACTTCGAGGCTGGTGACGTGAACTTCCTTGACCTTGACCAGACTCATGGCAACGCAGGTGAAATCAACGAGTATGACCGCACTGTCATCGGTGATCCTAATCCCGATATCTACGGTAACATCTCTACATCTCTGTCTTACAAGCGTTTGAAACTCGACGTACGTTTCAATTACTCACTTGGTAACGATGTGTATAACTACATGCGTCAGCAGCTTGAGTCGGGTAGCCGCTTCATGAACCAGACGTCTGCAATGACACAGCGTTGGCAGATTGAAGGTCAGCAGACAGACATGCCACGTATAGCCTTCCAGGACCCAATGAATAACAGCCGCTTCAGCGACCGCTGGATTGAGGACGGAAGCTATTTGAGATTGAAGACCGTAACTCTGAGCTATGACCTGCCGCTGAAGTCGGAGTTCATCCAGGGTATTCAGTTCTGGGTGCAGGCAAACAACGTGTTTACTCTTACCAAGTATCTGGGCAGCGATCCTGAGTTCGCATCAACAAACGCTGTCCTCGGACAGGGTATTGACATGGGACAGCTGGCACAGGGCCGCTCGTTCGTGGCTGGTGTGAAGATTAACCTGTAA
- a CDS encoding RagB/SusD family nutrient uptake outer membrane protein — MEKFFNIIKEQCSRLSALNAPLPLGRGWGWVLVAFLFSGCGDFLEVEPQDKIVLEKFWNEKADVDNVLIGCYSAMQSENVLDRIMVWGEFRSDNIEPGTEVNSDINIQRILNENIDATNGYTTWDGLYDVINRLNTVLLYAPKVSAKDPAYSETMLKATIAEAKALRALCYFYLIRTFRDVPFSTEAYTDDNQKMDVAATSFDEILTYLINDLEGVQNDAMITYPKTQALHKTGRITQQAIHALLCEMYLWKKDYANCVKYADLVIKRDSLDYAEKYEGMTPDKEGRLNGFPLELSRIGTSSTYGNEYFYIFGKQNTSVAVGSGDEVIFELAFMENDNMLQNASVNRFYGSGAKSNAERGIVAPSDRFVISDNANKSIYTKTDSRYYENLYNVRGDIYGVGKFIIKDLLISSSDPTKMATVSYLGKQTAGHNHANWIIYRLTDIMLLKAEALVEMGADNSTELTEAFKLVQAVNNRSLCESPLSTAQNKLNQNNYKKQSQMRELVLKERQRELMFEGKRWYDLVRRSLRDGNTSVLASAVAEKKMDASAAASQRLKKIDAIFWPYNLEEMRVNHSLKQNPAFSSGENSSYSNTGK; from the coding sequence ATGGAAAAGTTTTTTAATATAATAAAGGAACAGTGTTCAAGGCTCAGTGCTCTTAACGCTCCCCTTCCCCTCGGGAGGGGCTGGGGGTGGGTCCTTGTTGCTTTTCTCTTCTCTGGTTGCGGCGACTTCCTTGAAGTTGAACCGCAGGACAAGATTGTGCTGGAGAAGTTCTGGAACGAGAAGGCCGACGTTGACAATGTGCTCATCGGTTGCTACTCTGCCATGCAGTCAGAGAATGTGCTCGACCGTATAATGGTATGGGGCGAGTTCCGCTCAGACAATATTGAGCCAGGTACTGAAGTTAACTCAGATATTAACATACAGCGTATCCTCAATGAGAATATCGATGCTACTAACGGATATACTACATGGGATGGACTCTATGATGTTATTAATCGTCTGAACACCGTGCTTCTCTATGCGCCAAAGGTGTCGGCAAAGGATCCTGCTTACTCAGAGACCATGCTGAAGGCTACAATAGCTGAGGCAAAGGCACTGCGCGCGCTGTGCTACTTCTATCTCATCCGTACATTCCGCGATGTACCGTTCTCAACAGAGGCTTACACCGACGACAATCAGAAGATGGATGTTGCTGCAACATCGTTTGACGAGATTCTGACATACCTTATCAACGACCTTGAAGGTGTGCAGAACGATGCAATGATTACCTATCCAAAGACACAGGCTCTCCATAAGACGGGACGTATCACCCAGCAGGCAATCCATGCATTGCTCTGTGAGATGTACCTCTGGAAGAAAGACTATGCAAACTGTGTGAAGTATGCTGACCTTGTCATCAAGCGTGACTCACTTGACTATGCTGAGAAGTATGAGGGCATGACTCCTGATAAGGAAGGCCGTCTGAACGGTTTCCCACTTGAGCTTAGCCGCATAGGTACAAGTTCAACTTATGGAAACGAATATTTTTATATCTTTGGTAAGCAGAATACCAGCGTAGCTGTTGGCAGCGGTGATGAGGTAATCTTCGAGCTCGCCTTCATGGAGAACGATAACATGCTTCAGAACGCATCAGTGAACCGTTTCTATGGAAGTGGTGCAAAGTCAAATGCTGAAAGAGGCATTGTTGCTCCATCAGACCGCTTCGTAATCTCCGACAACGCTAACAAGAGCATTTATACCAAGACCGATTCCCGTTATTATGAGAATTTGTATAATGTCCGTGGAGACATCTATGGAGTAGGTAAGTTTATAATTAAGGACCTGCTGATTTCTTCATCCGACCCCACAAAGATGGCAACGGTGTCTTATTTAGGAAAACAGACAGCTGGTCATAACCACGCAAACTGGATTATCTATCGTCTGACTGACATAATGTTGCTGAAGGCAGAAGCTCTTGTTGAGATGGGAGCTGACAACAGCACAGAGCTCACTGAGGCATTCAAGCTCGTACAGGCAGTGAACAACCGCTCACTCTGTGAGTCACCTCTGTCAACAGCTCAGAACAAGCTCAATCAGAACAACTATAAGAAGCAGTCGCAGATGCGTGAGCTCGTGCTCAAGGAGCGTCAGCGTGAGCTGATGTTTGAAGGCAAGCGTTGGTATGACCTCGTGCGCCGCAGTCTCCGTGACGGCAATACATCTGTACTTGCAAGTGCAGTGGCAGAGAAGAAGATGGATGCAAGCGCTGCCGCAAGCCAGCGACTGAAGAAGATCGATGCCATTTTCTGGCCCTACAACCTCGAGGAGATGCGTGTTAACCACAGCTTGAAGCAGAATCCTGCGTTCTCAAGCGGTGAGAACAGTAGCTATAGTAATACTGGTAAATGA
- a CDS encoding fasciclin domain-containing protein: MKRFFKYNNKVIGLAVAALTFAACADQWDDHYSDAALPGTNSGTIWQAMEQNPELSNFRRVAEACGYDKALKSSQMFSVFAPTNSHFTSEQADSVINVYKKEIADGTRTADNRAIREFLQNHIARYTYSVADAATYSDSVVMMNSKYIPLTTNEFGGIKLVSKNQLYENGVLFTIDGPAAFYSNVFEYIDKQRTNTPDGLDSIANFLYNKRYYRYELDEEQSIPGDIVNGKTTYLDSVMVKNNELFEILGSGRDYVNLNSEDSTYIMAVPTNKEWDKLVKEYEQYFMYHEKVDKYDSLRWAMPRIQILAGGIFSLSSNLALRSQLNGGAAADSILSVAACEYNMRKYYWGDDSLHYYQYGTRKNPQDPFAAGGAFYNAEQVKCSNGMIMKSDNWGIDKTNTFLRQIVIEAENARTIIVDDKQTLRRKNYVSVPSWSKYYNKISGNGYLEVYPYDRSISDPEVTFVLPSILSNVKYDIYMVTVPADAADSTVTASELKPTRYYISRLYKELDGYGPERDSITNNRDGIFDNAKYLLADLDGTLGKGYGCGTDVDTICLAKGVTFPTCVWGTNSQTQLRVLNWVDYDPDNAYDRTIRIDCIILRPQEFGPLKEDE, encoded by the coding sequence ATGAAAAGATTCTTTAAATATAATAATAAGGTGATAGGGCTGGCTGTAGCCGCCCTCACCTTTGCCGCCTGCGCCGACCAGTGGGACGATCACTATAGTGATGCTGCTTTGCCTGGCACAAACAGCGGCACGATTTGGCAGGCAATGGAGCAGAATCCGGAGCTGAGCAACTTCCGTCGCGTGGCTGAGGCATGCGGCTATGACAAGGCATTGAAGAGCAGTCAGATGTTCTCAGTGTTTGCTCCGACAAACAGCCATTTCACCTCTGAACAGGCAGACAGCGTTATCAATGTGTATAAGAAGGAGATTGCCGATGGCACACGTACTGCCGACAACCGTGCTATCAGAGAGTTCCTTCAGAACCATATTGCACGCTACACATACTCTGTGGCTGACGCCGCTACTTATTCAGACTCAGTGGTGATGATGAACAGTAAGTATATACCGCTTACTACAAACGAGTTTGGCGGAATTAAGCTTGTTTCCAAGAACCAGCTGTATGAGAACGGTGTGCTCTTTACCATAGACGGTCCTGCTGCTTTCTATAGCAATGTATTCGAGTACATTGACAAGCAGAGAACAAATACTCCCGATGGTTTGGACAGCATTGCAAACTTCCTTTATAACAAGCGCTACTATCGCTACGAGCTTGACGAGGAGCAGAGTATTCCTGGTGATATTGTGAACGGTAAGACCACATATCTCGACTCAGTGATGGTGAAGAACAATGAGCTGTTCGAGATACTTGGCTCAGGAAGAGATTATGTTAACCTGAACAGTGAGGACAGTACCTATATCATGGCCGTTCCAACAAACAAGGAATGGGATAAATTGGTTAAAGAATATGAGCAGTACTTCATGTACCATGAGAAGGTGGACAAGTATGACTCACTGCGCTGGGCAATGCCACGTATTCAGATTCTTGCTGGAGGTATATTCAGTCTTTCCTCTAATTTGGCTTTGAGAAGCCAGCTGAATGGTGGTGCAGCAGCAGACTCTATACTCTCAGTAGCTGCTTGTGAGTATAACATGAGAAAATACTATTGGGGAGACGACAGCCTGCATTATTATCAGTATGGCACAAGAAAGAATCCACAGGATCCATTTGCTGCCGGTGGCGCATTCTATAATGCTGAACAGGTGAAGTGCAGTAACGGTATGATTATGAAGTCTGACAACTGGGGTATTGACAAGACCAACACCTTCCTTCGTCAGATTGTGATTGAGGCCGAGAATGCAAGGACAATCATTGTCGATGACAAGCAGACACTTCGCCGCAAGAACTATGTCTCAGTGCCCTCATGGAGCAAATACTATAATAAGATTTCGGGAAATGGCTATCTTGAGGTTTATCCGTACGACCGTTCTATCTCTGACCCAGAGGTGACATTCGTATTGCCAAGCATACTGTCAAATGTCAAGTATGATATCTATATGGTGACCGTTCCTGCTGACGCTGCTGATTCAACAGTGACTGCATCTGAACTGAAGCCTACACGTTACTATATCTCTCGACTCTATAAGGAATTGGACGGCTATGGTCCTGAGCGTGACTCTATCACTAATAATCGTGACGGTATCTTTGACAATGCTAAGTATCTGCTTGCAGACTTGGACGGCACATTGGGTAAGGGCTATGGCTGTGGCACCGATGTTGACACAATCTGTCTGGCTAAGGGCGTGACATTCCCGACATGTGTATGGGGAACGAACTCACAGACACAGCTGCGTGTGCTCAACTGGGTTGACTATGACCCAGACAATGCCTATGACCGTACAATACGTATTGACTGCATCATCCTCCGTCCGCAAGAGTTCGGACCGCTGAAAGAAGATGAATAG
- a CDS encoding fasciclin domain-containing protein — MKLKNKILALIALIAGATPVLTSCSDEPDEQYYYSFTGEMMSDYLKNRSQFSQFKAIVDRAGLTEQLSSYGHYTCFVPNNEAVNAYLSSHGRASVNDLTVEECDTIARTHLVASQIYSTYDLSSSSGGVMNMRDRLIAVKDTVDADGNPTIILNKVAFIDYNTMNDSVENGIVHPITAMLENSMKPVPDLMKENPRISLYYYALEKTGLAKTMQAYEDLNYKRPSVDEQFKYTSGAEPWEIALSPEHRYLGFTAFVVPDDVLLAKGYITTDPKENKDQALLELYKKANEVYKQTFPSDYVGSPSLSDDFTSEKNPLHRFMAYQVLPRKMDKPAYLTVRDDLGIFTKIMNPTEWYETMLTYTIMKVEKCTVDKSGVGSTATLGDHYINRRFDYDKTKGFGNTIEGIHVKYDVEPQYVNEALNGWYFYVDDIIVYDQKVRDEVHNARMRVDMSSLFPEMMTNGHRMNGDYQIHQKDAILDKMPQVGYNYWYPDGYLSGVTCKGGKFIYRHPRSGYWSYSGDEMIVQGNFDVSFRLPPVPTAGTYQVRLGYAAMNERTIAQFYFGDKPVPSNPQGTPVDMFVMLDNARMLGTNFKFSYEYTVDEGSSSTKKKAETYSQVRELAYPTTADAEPNQECQDLLSQDQKVLKNMGYYRGAYGCGCGTGTQDSKTHFADINTTFRIVLCTVDMEPGKYYYVRIRKATNIPRGKNECMLDYIEVVPKSVYGVTDGDLREDDL; from the coding sequence ATGAAACTTAAAAATAAAATATTAGCACTCATTGCTCTGATTGCAGGAGCAACACCGGTGCTTACATCTTGCTCAGACGAGCCAGATGAACAATACTACTACTCGTTCACGGGCGAGATGATGAGCGACTATCTGAAAAACAGAAGTCAGTTCAGTCAGTTTAAGGCCATCGTGGACCGTGCAGGACTGACGGAACAGCTGTCAAGCTATGGCCACTATACCTGCTTCGTTCCAAATAATGAGGCTGTGAATGCATATCTGTCGTCTCATGGACGTGCATCGGTCAACGACCTGACTGTAGAGGAGTGTGATACCATTGCACGTACACACTTGGTAGCTTCACAGATATATTCTACTTACGACTTGAGTAGCTCTAGTGGTGGCGTGATGAACATGCGTGACCGTCTTATCGCTGTTAAGGACACAGTAGATGCCGATGGTAATCCAACGATAATACTCAACAAGGTGGCTTTCATTGACTACAATACAATGAACGACTCTGTGGAGAATGGCATTGTGCATCCTATCACTGCAATGCTTGAGAACTCTATGAAGCCTGTGCCTGACCTTATGAAGGAGAACCCACGTATCAGCCTTTACTACTATGCACTGGAGAAGACCGGTCTGGCAAAGACAATGCAAGCCTATGAAGACCTGAACTATAAGCGTCCTTCTGTTGACGAGCAGTTCAAATATACCTCAGGCGCTGAGCCTTGGGAGATAGCCCTGTCACCAGAGCACCGCTATTTGGGCTTCACGGCTTTCGTAGTGCCTGATGATGTGCTGTTGGCAAAGGGGTATATCACCACAGATCCAAAGGAAAACAAGGACCAGGCTCTTCTGGAACTGTATAAGAAAGCTAATGAGGTTTATAAACAGACGTTCCCATCAGACTATGTGGGAAGTCCGAGCCTCAGTGACGACTTTACAAGCGAGAAGAACCCTCTCCATCGTTTTATGGCTTATCAGGTTTTGCCACGAAAGATGGATAAGCCTGCTTATCTCACAGTGCGTGATGACTTGGGCATCTTCACAAAGATTATGAATCCGACAGAGTGGTATGAGACAATGCTCACCTACACTATCATGAAGGTTGAGAAATGTACCGTAGATAAGTCGGGCGTGGGAAGCACTGCTACGTTGGGCGACCACTACATTAACCGTCGTTTTGACTATGACAAGACCAAAGGCTTCGGTAATACAATTGAGGGTATCCACGTGAAGTATGACGTAGAGCCACAGTATGTCAACGAGGCTCTCAACGGTTGGTACTTCTATGTTGACGACATCATTGTTTATGACCAGAAGGTGCGTGATGAGGTTCACAATGCCCGTATGCGTGTTGATATGTCTTCACTCTTCCCAGAGATGATGACAAACGGACATCGTATGAATGGCGACTACCAGATTCACCAGAAGGATGCTATCCTTGACAAGATGCCTCAGGTGGGTTACAACTACTGGTATCCCGATGGATACCTGTCGGGCGTGACCTGTAAGGGTGGTAAGTTCATCTATCGTCACCCACGCTCAGGATACTGGTCATACAGTGGCGACGAGATGATTGTGCAGGGTAACTTTGACGTGAGCTTCCGTCTGCCTCCTGTGCCTACAGCCGGTACATATCAGGTGCGTTTAGGCTATGCAGCCATGAACGAGCGTACCATTGCACAGTTCTACTTCGGCGACAAGCCTGTTCCTTCAAATCCTCAGGGCACACCTGTCGATATGTTCGTGATGCTTGACAATGCTCGTATGCTTGGAACAAACTTTAAGTTCAGCTATGAGTACACGGTAGATGAAGGATCATCTTCTACTAAGAAGAAGGCTGAGACCTATTCACAAGTTAGAGAGCTCGCTTATCCTACCACGGCTGATGCAGAGCCAAACCAGGAGTGTCAGGACCTGTTGTCACAAGACCAGAAGGTGCTGAAGAACATGGGCTATTACCGTGGCGCTTACGGATGCGGATGCGGTACTGGCACACAAGACTCAAAGACTCACTTCGCAGACATCAATACTACATTCCGTATAGTGCTCTGTACTGTTGATATGGAGCCAGGCAAATACTATTATGTACGCATACGTAAGGCTACAAACATTCCTCGTGGTAAGAACGAGTGTATGCTTGACTACATCGAAGTGGTGCCAAAGAGCGTATATGGCGTTACTGACGGAGACTTGCGTGAGGATGATCTTTAA